TGAACGGCCTACCGCGCCGCAGCGCGGACCTGGTGGGCGAGATCAACGCCGTGATGTTTACGGCGCAGGACCTGGACCTGGTGTACGGGTCGCCCAGCACCCGCCGGCGTTACCTGGACATCCTTATATCGCAGGCGGACCCCAGGTACCTGAAGGCGCTGCAGCGGTACCAGAAGGTGCTGGTGCAGCGGAACTTCCTGCTCAAGCGGATGCGCGACCGCCGGGCGCAGACGGGCGAGATGGACTTCTGGGATGGGGAGCTCGTGACGAGCGGCAGCTACCTTGTGACGAAGCGTGCCGAGACGCTGCTCGGATTGGGGCGGATAGCATTCGGGCTGAACACTGCCCTCGCCGGCGAAGGCGGGGCGGCCCTGGAAGCGCAGTACGCGCCCAGTTTCCCGGTCGGGAGAGGCGAGATGGAGGCAGCGGCGGAATTCAGGGCCGCGCTGGAGTCGTCCCGCCCGAAAGAGCTAGCTGCCGGCATGACGATGGCGGGACCGCACAGGGACGATGTCCGCCTGCTGCTGGGCGGCATGGACGCCGGGCAGTATGCATCGCGCGGACAGGTGCGGGTGCTGGTCCTGGCGATGAAGCTGGCTGAGGCGCAGTACCTGAAGGAGCAGCGCCGCCAGGAGCCTATTTTGCTGCTGGACGACGTGCTG
The SAR202 cluster bacterium DNA segment above includes these coding regions:
- the recF gene encoding DNA replication/repair protein RecF encodes the protein MYISHLSLWNIRNYERLQLDFGPGIVLFQGENGQGKSNLLEAMYMLAIARSSRASTDREMVRRQSVGTDAQAQISAVAHREGGKVKVQMDFSVSTAAAGPEDSPQGVYTQKYVRVNGLPRRSADLVGEINAVMFTAQDLDLVYGSPSTRRRYLDILISQADPRYLKALQRYQKVLVQRNFLLKRMRDRRAQTGEMDFWDGELVTSGSYLVTKRAETLLGLGRIAFGLNTALAGEGGAALEAQYAPSFPVGRGEMEAAAEFRAALESSRPKELAAGMTMAGPHRDDVRLLLGGMDAGQYASRGQVRVLVLAMKLAEAQYLKEQRRQEPILLLDDVLSELDARRRAHVLDMAAGFQQSFITTADPEMIPEKYTARAQAYVVRKGVVERSEGVA